The Deinococcus depolymerans genome includes a region encoding these proteins:
- a CDS encoding N-acetylmuramoyl-L-alanine amidase, with product MKLPVIILSSALLLAGAGSGLAQTAATTDPFQRGAPAASTPSVSVTGASAVPGAPITLTGVQNATFGSPRASSQGSATRVVFDLAPGVTYTLTPTFTGLRVDVQGARVQPAVTARLGSSVTEYRAGAGQATLITPFPLSLNDGWKAQEATLATGSRVLIIDIGAGVTGGAPGSRVLASAPVSAAARAVLNAPTQTAAPASLPPGDTVTRSGQVLPPAPALPGDDTARPSDLSGRVPGTPRGDLLAPPRLGKSPGQTRVVLDLPPGATYRISPGPSGLSIDLTGLTVTAQGERDLSPELREWRSEGRAGGGTVTLLTAAPTTARSGWRAQLLPPSSGDLSRLAIDLSPAMADLTPLSPAERAVAAVPPVLATRGTALLALSASYVKPRVVIDAGHGGRDPGAVGSVIEKEVTLDVALRVRDLLTPAGVDVVLTRDSDRELNSNKNADLQLRAAMGTPGTQLFVSIHVNAMDARNALKGYGVETWWNPNHPRSSALAALLQGSMVSQTGAFNQGLKNSQSLSVLRNSRVPAALVEIGFASHPVDGQNLKDSNYLDRVALGIAQGIREALITGVTADGNRAGPPVAAARTAARP from the coding sequence ATGAAGCTGCCCGTCATCATCCTTTCATCTGCTCTGCTGCTGGCAGGCGCGGGTTCAGGACTGGCCCAGACCGCAGCCACCACCGACCCCTTCCAGCGCGGCGCGCCGGCCGCCAGCACCCCCAGCGTCAGCGTCACGGGCGCCAGCGCCGTTCCGGGCGCCCCCATCACCCTGACCGGCGTGCAGAACGCCACCTTCGGCTCCCCGCGCGCCAGCAGTCAGGGCAGCGCCACCCGCGTCGTGTTCGATCTCGCGCCCGGCGTCACCTACACCCTGACCCCCACCTTCACGGGCCTGCGCGTGGACGTGCAGGGCGCGCGGGTGCAGCCGGCCGTGACCGCCCGTCTGGGCAGCAGCGTCACCGAATACCGCGCCGGGGCCGGGCAGGCCACCCTGATCACGCCCTTCCCGCTCTCCCTGAACGACGGCTGGAAGGCCCAGGAAGCCACCCTCGCCACCGGCAGCCGGGTGCTGATCATCGACATCGGGGCCGGCGTCACGGGCGGCGCCCCGGGCAGCCGGGTGCTGGCCAGCGCCCCGGTCAGCGCGGCCGCGCGGGCCGTCCTGAACGCCCCCACCCAGACCGCCGCCCCCGCCTCGCTGCCGCCCGGCGACACCGTCACGCGCAGCGGGCAGGTCCTGCCGCCCGCCCCGGCCCTGCCCGGCGACGACACCGCCCGCCCCAGCGACCTGAGCGGCCGGGTGCCCGGCACGCCCAGGGGCGACCTGCTGGCCCCGCCCCGGCTGGGCAAGAGTCCCGGCCAGACCCGCGTGGTCCTGGACCTGCCGCCCGGCGCGACGTACCGCATCAGCCCCGGCCCCAGCGGCCTGAGCATCGACCTGACCGGCCTGACCGTCACCGCGCAGGGCGAGCGTGACCTGAGCCCCGAACTGCGCGAGTGGCGTTCCGAGGGCCGCGCGGGCGGCGGGACCGTCACGCTGCTGACCGCCGCGCCCACCACCGCCCGCAGCGGCTGGCGTGCCCAGCTGCTCCCGCCTTCCAGCGGCGACCTGTCCCGCCTGGCCATCGACCTGTCGCCGGCCATGGCCGACCTGACGCCCCTGTCGCCCGCGGAGCGGGCCGTGGCGGCCGTTCCGCCCGTGCTGGCCACGCGCGGAACCGCCCTCCTGGCCCTGAGTGCCAGTTACGTGAAACCGCGCGTCGTCATCGACGCCGGGCACGGCGGCCGCGACCCCGGCGCGGTCGGTTCGGTCATCGAGAAGGAGGTCACGCTGGACGTCGCGCTGCGCGTCCGCGACCTGCTCACCCCCGCCGGCGTGGACGTCGTCCTGACCCGTGACAGCGACCGCGAACTCAACAGCAACAAGAACGCGGACCTGCAGCTGCGCGCCGCCATGGGCACCCCCGGCACGCAACTGTTCGTCAGCATTCACGTGAACGCCATGGACGCCCGCAACGCCCTGAAAGGCTACGGGGTGGAAACCTGGTGGAACCCCAACCACCCGCGCAGCAGCGCCCTGGCCGCCCTGCTGCAGGGCAGCATGGTCAGCCAGACCGGCGCGTTCAACCAGGGCCTGAAGAACAGCCAGTCGCTGAGCGTCCTGCGTAACAGCCGCGTCCCGGCCGCCCTGGTCGAGATCGGCTTCGCCAGCCACCCGGTCGACGGGCAGAACCTGAAGGACAGCAACTACCTCGACCGGGTGGCGCTGGGCATCGCCCAGGGCATCCGCGAGGCCCTGATCACGGGCGTGACCGCCGACGGGAACCGCGCCGGCCCGCCGGTCGCGGCGGCCCGCACCGCCGCCCGCCCCTGA
- a CDS encoding DsbA family oxidoreductase translates to MTAFTPSSPDKLRVDIWSDVACPWCYVGKRRLESALTQFPQRDQVEVVWHSFELDPGTPAEHPLNMRDALARKYGRSADEAQGMMDHMTRVAADEGLEYHFERARLGNTFLAHQLIHHAAAHGRQDAMKERLLRAYMSEGALVSDPDTLVRLAGEVGLDGTEVRAALLDGRHAQAVRQDEAQAQALGISGVPFFVLGGKYGVNGAQDPQTLLAALTQVWQETHPAPLQMIGADTPADGCEDGQCAVPGQN, encoded by the coding sequence ATGACCGCCTTCACCCCCTCCAGCCCCGACAAGCTCCGCGTGGACATCTGGTCCGACGTCGCCTGCCCCTGGTGCTACGTCGGCAAACGCCGCCTGGAAAGCGCCCTGACCCAGTTCCCGCAGCGTGATCAGGTCGAGGTCGTCTGGCACTCCTTCGAACTCGACCCCGGCACGCCCGCCGAGCACCCCCTGAACATGCGTGACGCCCTGGCCCGCAAGTACGGCCGCAGCGCCGACGAGGCGCAGGGCATGATGGACCACATGACCCGCGTCGCCGCCGACGAGGGCCTCGAGTACCACTTCGAACGCGCCCGCCTGGGCAACACCTTCCTGGCCCACCAGCTGATCCACCACGCCGCCGCGCACGGCCGCCAGGACGCCATGAAGGAACGTCTGCTGCGCGCCTACATGAGCGAGGGCGCACTCGTCAGCGATCCCGACACCCTGGTCCGCCTGGCCGGCGAGGTCGGCCTGGACGGCACCGAAGTGCGCGCCGCCCTGCTCGACGGCCGCCACGCGCAGGCCGTCCGCCAGGACGAGGCGCAGGCGCAGGCGCTGGGCATCAGCGGCGTGCCGTTCTTCGTGCTGGGCGGCAAGTACGGCGTCAACGGCGCGCAGGACCCCCAGACGCTGCTGGCCGCCCTCACGCAGGTCTGGCAGGAGACCCACCCCGCCCCCCTTCAGATGATCGGCGCGGACACCCCCGCCGACGGCTGCGAGGACGGCCAGTGCGCCGTACCCGGACAGAACTGA
- the ftsH gene encoding ATP-dependent zinc metalloprotease FtsH, protein MKRLSWLWGLLISAVLLLIVLGLAMPRAGNSEMNLTDFTAALQRRQVSSVTITYQNGTAQLSGMLQGGRSYRTRTLAADPALNLASLQAAGVTVSYAAPSRLSVLGALSLLLTAALVVGLVILLLRGRQGGGTDAAGTFGKSKAAVISEGQIKLNFTDVAGCDEAKQDLQEVVDFLRHPEKYHQLGARIPHGVLLVGPPGSGKTLLAKAVAGEARVPYFSISGSDFVEMFVGVGAARVRDLFEQARKAAPCIVFIDEIDAVGRKRGVNMQGGNDEREQTLNQLLVEMDGFSSGQEVIILAATNRPDVLDAALLRPGRFDRQVVVDAPDVRGREQILRIHARKKPLDASVDLGVVARRTAGMVGADLENLLNEAALQAARSGRTRIVGRDVDEARDRVLMGPERRSLVVREADRKVTAYHEVGHALAAQLLPHADKAHKLTVVPRGRSLGSALYTPEDRMHHTRAALLDRICVALAGHAAEQVATGQVTTGAASDFQQATGIARRMVTEWGMSEVGQLALEQDSGSYLGYGPRQGAYSDRTAQAIDGEVSRILNGEFQRALALLGEHAHVLHRLTDELVLRESLSGEDVQTVLGGGTLAPLAPDTRTVEPATPTGKLTPGPA, encoded by the coding sequence GTGAAACGGCTGTCCTGGCTGTGGGGGCTGCTGATCAGCGCGGTGCTGCTGCTGATCGTGCTGGGGCTGGCCATGCCGCGCGCCGGCAACAGCGAGATGAACCTGACGGACTTCACGGCGGCCCTGCAGCGCCGGCAGGTCAGCAGCGTGACCATCACGTACCAGAACGGCACCGCGCAGCTCAGCGGCATGCTGCAGGGGGGCCGCAGCTACCGCACGCGCACGCTCGCGGCCGACCCGGCACTGAACCTCGCGTCGCTGCAGGCGGCGGGCGTGACGGTGTCGTATGCGGCCCCGTCGCGGCTGAGCGTGCTGGGCGCCCTGAGTCTGCTGCTGACCGCCGCGCTCGTCGTGGGACTCGTGATCCTGTTGCTGCGCGGCCGTCAGGGGGGTGGGACGGACGCGGCAGGCACGTTCGGGAAGTCGAAAGCCGCCGTCATCAGCGAGGGCCAGATCAAACTCAACTTCACCGACGTCGCCGGCTGCGACGAGGCCAAACAGGACCTCCAGGAAGTCGTCGATTTCCTCCGCCACCCCGAGAAGTACCACCAGCTCGGCGCCCGCATCCCCCACGGCGTGCTCCTCGTCGGCCCCCCAGGCAGCGGCAAGACCCTCCTGGCAAAAGCCGTCGCCGGTGAGGCCCGCGTCCCCTACTTCAGCATCAGCGGCTCCGACTTCGTCGAGATGTTCGTCGGTGTCGGCGCCGCCCGCGTCCGCGACCTCTTCGAACAGGCCCGCAAGGCCGCCCCCTGCATCGTCTTCATCGACGAGATCGACGCCGTCGGCCGCAAACGCGGCGTGAACATGCAGGGCGGCAACGACGAACGCGAACAGACCCTCAATCAGCTGCTCGTCGAGATGGACGGCTTCTCCAGCGGGCAGGAGGTGATCATCCTGGCCGCCACGAACCGCCCGGACGTGCTGGACGCCGCGCTGCTGCGCCCGGGGCGGTTTGACCGGCAGGTGGTGGTGGACGCGCCGGACGTGCGGGGCCGCGAGCAGATCCTGCGGATTCACGCGCGGAAGAAACCGCTGGATGCCAGCGTGGACCTGGGGGTGGTGGCGCGGCGCACGGCGGGCATGGTGGGCGCGGACCTGGAGAACCTGCTGAACGAGGCGGCGCTGCAGGCGGCGCGGTCGGGGCGGACGCGGATCGTGGGACGGGACGTGGACGAGGCGCGGGACCGGGTGCTGATGGGGCCGGAGCGGCGGTCGCTGGTGGTGCGGGAGGCGGACCGGAAGGTCACGGCGTACCACGAGGTCGGGCACGCCCTCGCCGCCCAGCTCCTGCCCCACGCGGACAAGGCGCACAAGCTGACGGTCGTGCCGCGCGGGCGCAGCCTGGGCAGCGCGCTGTACACCCCCGAGGACCGCATGCATCACACCCGCGCGGCGCTGCTGGACCGCATCTGCGTGGCGCTGGCCGGGCACGCCGCCGAGCAGGTCGCGACCGGGCAGGTCACGACCGGGGCCGCCAGCGACTTCCAGCAGGCGACCGGCATCGCGCGGCGCATGGTGACCGAGTGGGGCATGAGCGAGGTCGGGCAGCTGGCCCTGGAGCAGGACAGCGGCTCGTATCTCGGGTACGGCCCGCGGCAGGGCGCGTACAGTGACCGCACGGCCCAGGCCATCGACGGGGAAGTCAGCCGCATCCTGAACGGCGAGTTTCAGCGGGCACTGGCCCTGCTGGGCGAGCACGCCCACGTCCTGCACCGGCTGACGGACGAACTGGTCCTGCGGGAGAGCCTCAGCGGCGAGGACGTGCAGACCGTGCTGGGCGGCGGCACCCTCGCGCCCCTGGCCCCCGACACCCGCACGGTCGAGCCCGCCACGCCCACCGGGAAGCTCACGCCGGGACCCGCGTAG
- a CDS encoding vanadium-dependent haloperoxidase — MKASLICTPARRRLLLLGAALCAGLTSCPRPPPPTQPVSCPLSTQAWAAIEAPGHSAARVWNELALNAIRNVLPQPTVHARTLFHLSAAMYDTWAAFDPVAQGVFVNEQRGGTPAQVEEAVNRAAHRVLSARFTATVPALGACFDDRLRHLGLDPADTGTQGDRASATGNRTGQAILDLNRDDGSNERGGYADTSGYRFGNEPLRPEQPGVTLNDPDRWQRLLLAQPFTQNGIPQSGPQPYMGAHWGAVKPFAMTRRGRHYHDPGPAPSLNDPQMRARWIPDLLRRQSQLDDRVDTTTDISPAALGNNTPGRNDGAGHPLNPATGLPYPPNVVRLADYGRVIAEYWADGPRAETPPGHWNVLANAAADAPTFQRRLGGRGPELGRLEWDLKMYLALNGALHDAAIAAWDVKRQTDTARPISLVRFVATQGMRGIQDEVNVLEERGGKAMVRGWSAAAGVQWIDPLRWVPYQAASFVSPAFPGFVSGHSTFSRAAAEVLTDLTGSAFFPGGLHEVTVQPGALLIDRTSNTVPVRLQWATYFDAADQAGQSCIWGGIHIEPDDLAGRRIGHQVGLDAVALARKYFTGQAP, encoded by the coding sequence ATGAAGGCCTCCTTAATCTGCACGCCTGCCCGGCGCCGCCTGCTGCTGCTCGGCGCCGCGCTGTGCGCCGGGCTGACCAGCTGCCCCCGACCGCCCCCACCCACCCAGCCCGTCAGCTGCCCCCTGAGCACGCAGGCGTGGGCGGCCATCGAGGCGCCGGGCCACTCGGCGGCGCGCGTGTGGAACGAACTGGCCCTGAACGCCATCCGCAACGTCCTGCCGCAACCCACGGTGCACGCCCGCACCCTGTTCCACCTGTCGGCCGCCATGTACGACACCTGGGCCGCCTTCGACCCGGTCGCGCAGGGCGTGTTCGTGAACGAGCAGCGCGGCGGCACGCCCGCCCAGGTCGAGGAGGCCGTGAACCGCGCCGCGCACCGGGTCCTGAGCGCCCGCTTCACCGCGACCGTCCCGGCGCTCGGCGCGTGCTTCGACGACCGCCTGCGGCACCTGGGCCTGGACCCCGCCGACACCGGCACGCAGGGCGACCGGGCCAGCGCGACCGGCAACCGCACCGGGCAGGCGATCCTGGACCTGAACCGCGACGACGGCTCCAACGAACGCGGCGGGTACGCCGACACCAGCGGCTACCGCTTCGGCAACGAACCCCTGCGCCCCGAACAGCCCGGCGTCACCCTGAACGACCCGGACCGCTGGCAGCGCCTGCTGCTGGCCCAGCCGTTCACGCAGAACGGCATTCCGCAGAGCGGCCCGCAACCCTACATGGGCGCCCACTGGGGCGCCGTGAAACCCTTCGCCATGACCCGCCGGGGCCGCCATTACCACGACCCCGGCCCCGCCCCCAGCCTGAACGACCCGCAGATGCGCGCCCGCTGGATTCCGGACCTGCTGCGCCGCCAGAGTCAACTGGACGACCGCGTGGACACCACGACCGACATCTCCCCGGCCGCGCTGGGCAACAACACGCCGGGCCGCAACGACGGCGCCGGACACCCCCTGAACCCCGCCACCGGCCTCCCCTACCCGCCGAACGTGGTGCGGCTCGCCGATTACGGCCGGGTCATCGCGGAGTACTGGGCGGACGGCCCGCGCGCCGAGACGCCCCCCGGCCACTGGAACGTCCTGGCGAACGCCGCCGCCGACGCCCCCACCTTCCAGCGCCGCCTGGGCGGACGCGGCCCCGAACTGGGCCGCCTGGAATGGGACCTGAAGATGTACCTCGCCCTGAACGGCGCGCTGCACGACGCCGCCATCGCCGCGTGGGACGTCAAACGCCAGACCGACACCGCCCGCCCCATCTCTCTCGTCCGCTTCGTCGCCACGCAGGGCATGCGCGGCATTCAGGACGAGGTGAACGTCCTGGAGGAACGCGGCGGGAAGGCCATGGTGCGCGGCTGGAGTGCCGCCGCCGGCGTCCAGTGGATCGATCCGCTGCGCTGGGTGCCGTACCAGGCGGCCAGTTTCGTCAGCCCGGCCTTCCCCGGCTTCGTGTCCGGTCACTCCACGTTCAGCCGCGCGGCCGCCGAGGTCCTGACCGACCTGACCGGCAGCGCCTTCTTCCCCGGCGGCCTGCACGAGGTCACCGTCCAGCCCGGCGCGCTGCTGATCGACCGGACCAGCAACACCGTGCCCGTGCGCCTGCAGTGGGCCACGTACTTCGACGCCGCCGATCAGGCCGGGCAGTCCTGCATCTGGGGCGGGATTCACATCGAACCCGACGACCTCGCCGGGCGGCGCATCGGGCATCAGGTCGGCCTGGACGCCGTGGCCCTGGCCCGAAAGTACTTCACGGGACAGGCGCCGTGA
- a CDS encoding c-type cytochrome — translation MNRRTQREAGDVLSWALGVTAGLVLGVTLLIATPRLMTPPAAAGTGQEAQAPMSGADAKGNATPSTGTQPTKSPSTKPAAATPGPTPAAESTAPTGAGNAAAGEKVFAGNCAGCHGANGGGGIGPALNTPDGPKAWTDPQFLTALRQGRTPERELGAVMPRFSAAQISDEDVANIHAYIKTLN, via the coding sequence ATGAACAGACGAACGCAGCGTGAAGCGGGTGACGTGCTCTCCTGGGCGCTGGGCGTCACGGCCGGCCTGGTGCTGGGCGTGACCCTGCTGATCGCCACCCCCCGCCTGATGACCCCGCCCGCTGCCGCCGGAACAGGCCAGGAGGCGCAGGCCCCCATGAGCGGCGCCGACGCGAAGGGCAACGCGACCCCCTCCACCGGAACGCAGCCCACCAAATCCCCGTCCACCAAACCGGCCGCGGCCACCCCCGGCCCCACGCCCGCCGCTGAATCCACGGCCCCCACCGGCGCCGGGAACGCCGCGGCCGGCGAGAAGGTCTTTGCCGGGAACTGCGCCGGCTGTCACGGCGCGAACGGTGGCGGCGGTATCGGCCCGGCCCTGAACACCCCTGACGGACCGAAAGCCTGGACGGACCCGCAGTTCCTGACCGCCCTGCGCCAGGGCAGGACGCCGGAACGTGAACTGGGCGCCGTGATGCCCCGCTTCAGCGCCGCGCAGATCAGCGACGAGGATGTGGCGAACATCCACGCGTACATCAAGACCCTGAACTGA
- a CDS encoding stalk domain-containing protein: protein MRFLRSPSCPSAPPAPGRPRRPGRTRLLTLLALLAPPTQGGVLTVALAAAASGTVLAAQPTLGSVQLTFTVDQTATFVNGEPAALLAAPRVVGGRTLLPLRETAALLGQPLLGTAGQVQLARLSVDTRQNSAALNGQTQPAGTVTTLGGVLYVSARTLADALNANLSSDDGRTFTLTALRDGGNPLIPQARFSTDKTVYAPGERVVYTEYPFDPDGADITARRWTGRQDAYFQPGTYTISLTVTNARGLQSQPFTRSIRVEGTPVDTPLTYALKYGQPGDSFPDPQILSYPSATPTTTESPSYPLLFSDSPEVPAQSGVLYQDSLAGRARLLAYHLNGLGRPARLYVMARNLESRPVEVRSERLGETAPTRIEGILGQVTLLEYFASGGGTVLNLLPGQTAAVYASPTLGAGSGVNVMQDLITSGRVELTFLMLEDALPPTAQVMQQLPYLRPDGKHVRGTFPGAVRSLRVNLGALPARIVIGDGRVDPALTGTDVLTGQGVRLSGNYGVLYDLEVNGAAGTAVALSPRGGLYRGAMNIQDGPITQTIKLPRTGNALKPDEPVLLWRPQSDRLNIDFVPSSGSNLPVSLVFYRARTLSGFGGLIKTYRP from the coding sequence ATGCGGTTTCTGCGTTCCCCCTCCTGCCCTTCCGCGCCGCCCGCTCCGGGCCGCCCGCGTCGCCCCGGACGAACGCGGCTGCTGACGCTGCTGGCCCTGCTGGCGCCGCCCACGCAGGGCGGCGTTCTCACGGTCGCCCTCGCGGCGGCCGCGTCGGGAACCGTGCTGGCCGCGCAGCCCACGCTCGGGTCGGTGCAGCTGACCTTCACGGTGGACCAGACCGCCACCTTCGTGAACGGCGAGCCGGCCGCGCTGCTGGCGGCCCCCAGGGTCGTGGGCGGCCGCACGCTGCTGCCGCTGCGCGAGACGGCGGCGCTGCTGGGACAGCCGCTGCTGGGCACGGCCGGGCAGGTGCAACTCGCGCGGTTGAGCGTCGACACCCGCCAGAACAGCGCCGCCCTGAACGGTCAGACGCAGCCTGCCGGGACGGTCACCACGCTCGGCGGGGTGCTGTACGTGAGCGCCCGCACCCTGGCCGACGCCCTGAACGCCAACCTGAGCAGCGACGACGGGCGCACCTTCACCCTCACGGCGCTGCGTGACGGCGGCAACCCGCTGATCCCGCAGGCGCGCTTCAGCACCGACAAGACCGTGTACGCGCCGGGCGAACGGGTCGTGTACACCGAGTACCCCTTCGACCCGGACGGCGCGGACATCACCGCCCGCCGCTGGACCGGCCGGCAGGACGCGTACTTCCAGCCCGGCACGTACACCATCAGCCTGACCGTCACGAACGCCCGCGGGCTGCAGAGCCAGCCGTTCACGCGTTCCATCCGCGTGGAGGGCACGCCCGTCGACACTCCCCTCACGTACGCGCTGAAGTACGGCCAGCCCGGCGATTCCTTCCCGGACCCGCAGATCCTGTCCTACCCGTCCGCCACGCCCACCACCACCGAGTCGCCCAGCTACCCGCTGCTGTTCAGTGACAGCCCCGAGGTGCCCGCACAGAGCGGCGTGCTGTACCAGGACAGCCTCGCGGGCCGCGCGCGCCTGCTGGCCTACCACCTGAACGGCCTGGGCCGCCCCGCGCGGCTGTACGTCATGGCCCGCAACCTCGAGAGCCGGCCCGTCGAGGTGCGCAGCGAACGCCTGGGCGAGACGGCCCCCACCCGCATCGAGGGCATCCTGGGGCAGGTGACGCTGCTGGAGTACTTCGCGTCGGGGGGCGGCACGGTCCTGAACCTGCTGCCCGGCCAGACGGCCGCCGTGTACGCCAGCCCCACCCTGGGCGCCGGGAGCGGCGTGAACGTCATGCAGGACCTGATCACTTCGGGGCGGGTGGAACTGACCTTCCTGATGCTCGAGGACGCCCTGCCACCCACCGCGCAGGTCATGCAGCAGCTGCCGTACCTGCGCCCGGACGGCAAGCACGTGCGCGGCACCTTCCCCGGAGCGGTGCGGTCCCTGCGCGTGAACCTGGGCGCCCTGCCGGCCCGCATCGTGATCGGGGACGGGCGGGTGGATCCGGCCCTGACCGGCACGGACGTCCTGACCGGCCAGGGCGTCCGCCTGAGCGGCAACTACGGCGTGCTGTACGACCTGGAGGTCAACGGTGCGGCCGGCACCGCCGTCGCCCTCAGCCCGCGCGGCGGCCTCTACCGCGGCGCCATGAACATCCAGGACGGCCCGATCACCCAGACCATCAAGCTGCCCCGCACCGGCAACGCCCTGAAACCCGACGAGCCGGTCCTGCTGTGGCGCCCGCAGAGCGACCGGCTGAACATCGACTTCGTGCCCAGCAGCGGCAGCAACCTGCCGGTCAGCCTGGTGTTCTACCGCGCGCGGACCCTCAGCGGCTTCGGCGGGCTGATCAAGACCTACCGGCCCTGA
- a CDS encoding peptidoglycan-binding domain-containing protein, producing MPRPHPRPTLLPTALLLSALAGAQAAPPDLGQAATRAAAAVNGVLRNCPASFSRVGTPAKQCVGAPGTTEQVRLQLGAALGSDLYGVWRSRDEQRSVYNWLRTPGGFVYLRLQPDPDGRARTLVYLDTPPDPLPTAPTPAVTLTPVQPPAPQAPTPQPAATQPAPPPDAATRTPQAPTAAPLPFRRPLSLQTPRLNGPDVLAVQNRLIHLMRPVRTGHGDGWFGPVTAATVRAFQAGNRLPVTGRVDRATWERLFAADAATFTPPPAP from the coding sequence ATGCCCCGTCCTCACCCACGCCCCACGCTGCTGCCCACCGCGCTGCTGCTCAGCGCACTGGCCGGCGCCCAGGCCGCCCCGCCCGACCTGGGTCAGGCCGCCACCCGCGCCGCTGCCGCCGTGAACGGCGTGCTGCGCAACTGCCCCGCCAGTTTCAGCCGCGTCGGCACGCCCGCCAAGCAGTGCGTCGGCGCGCCCGGCACCACCGAACAGGTCCGGCTGCAACTGGGCGCGGCGCTCGGCAGCGACCTGTACGGCGTGTGGCGCAGCCGCGACGAGCAGCGCAGCGTCTACAACTGGCTGCGCACCCCCGGCGGCTTCGTGTACCTGCGCCTGCAACCCGACCCGGACGGCCGCGCCCGCACGCTGGTGTACCTGGACACGCCCCCGGACCCGCTGCCCACCGCCCCCACCCCGGCCGTGACCCTGACGCCCGTCCAGCCCCCCGCCCCTCAGGCCCCCACTCCCCAGCCAGCCGCCACCCAGCCGGCTCCCCCCCCGGACGCGGCGACCCGCACCCCTCAGGCCCCCACGGCCGCGCCGCTGCCGTTCCGGCGGCCCCTGTCCCTGCAGACGCCACGCCTGAACGGCCCGGACGTGCTGGCCGTACAGAACCGCCTGATTCACCTGATGCGCCCGGTGCGTACGGGACACGGGGACGGCTGGTTCGGGCCGGTCACGGCCGCCACCGTGCGCGCCTTTCAGGCCGGCAACCGGCTGCCCGTGACCGGCCGGGTGGACCGCGCCACCTGGGAGCGGCTGTTCGCGGCGGACGCCGCGACCTTCACGCCGCCGCCCGCCCCGTGA
- a CDS encoding MGMT family protein, translating into MTDPVPAPAFRERVLALVARIPEGRVMTYGQLALLAGTPGAARQAGFVMNSLVGSATDGTSLPWHRVINAQGRVSTHKVGFGDMQEALLRAEGVPLDSSGRCDLAARQWWPQEQRDAPPEPLL; encoded by the coding sequence ATGACCGATCCTGTCCCGGCCCCCGCCTTCCGTGAGCGTGTCCTGGCCCTGGTGGCCCGTATTCCAGAGGGGCGCGTCATGACCTACGGGCAGCTGGCGCTGCTGGCCGGCACGCCCGGCGCGGCGCGGCAGGCGGGGTTCGTGATGAACTCGCTGGTGGGCAGCGCGACCGACGGAACCAGCCTGCCCTGGCACCGCGTGATCAACGCGCAGGGCCGCGTCAGCACCCACAAGGTGGGCTTCGGTGACATGCAAGAAGCCCTGCTGCGCGCCGAGGGGGTGCCGCTGGATTCCTCGGGCCGCTGCGACCTGGCCGCGCGGCAGTGGTGGCCGCAGGAGCAGCGGGACGCGCCGCCCGAACCGCTGCTGTGA